A single region of the Candidatus Margulisiibacteriota bacterium genome encodes:
- the infC gene encoding translation initiation factor IF-3, which translates to MKQYQVNERIWAKEVRLIDENGQQLGNCPTPDALKLARERGYDLILIAPTATPPVAKIGDIGKLKYELSKKEKEARKSSKSGVIKEVKLSPKIAQHDFDVRVNKTKEFLAKGYKVKINIFFRGREMAHKELGHRVLGRMIEAITEAGKPEAPPKMEGKNLNLMLAPVKH; encoded by the coding sequence ATTAAACAGTACCAGGTTAACGAGCGCATTTGGGCAAAAGAAGTCAGACTGATTGACGAAAACGGACAACAGCTTGGCAATTGCCCAACCCCAGACGCACTTAAGCTTGCTCGCGAGCGGGGCTACGATCTTATCCTGATCGCGCCGACCGCGACTCCGCCCGTCGCCAAGATCGGCGATATTGGCAAGCTCAAGTATGAACTTTCAAAAAAAGAAAAAGAGGCACGCAAGTCCTCTAAATCAGGGGTTATAAAAGAGGTTAAGCTCTCCCCCAAGATCGCCCAGCATGATTTTGACGTGCGGGTTAATAAGACCAAAGAATTCCTCGCGAAGGGTTACAAGGTCAAGATCAATATTTTCTTCCGGGGGCGGGAAATGGCCCATAAAGAACTGGGACACCGGGTCCTGGGCAGGATGATCGAAGCGATTACGGAGGCGGGCAAGCCAGAGGCTCCTCCAAAAATGGAAGGTAAGAACCTAAATTTAATGCTTGCGCCGGTGAAACACTAA
- the rpmI gene encoding 50S ribosomal protein L35 — MPKAKTRRAAAKRFEIKKSGKILRRSSGLRHLLEWKSASKRRRLKAKKEVSPSDVRRIHDMLPGG, encoded by the coding sequence ATGCCAAAAGCAAAAACAAGACGAGCGGCCGCAAAAAGGTTTGAAATTAAAAAGTCGGGAAAGATCTTAAGACGGTCTTCCGGATTACGCCACCTTTTGGAATGGAAATCTGCGTCCAAAAGACGGCGTCTGAAAGCGAAAAAAGAAGTTTCGCCTTCGGATGTCAGGCGGATCCACGATATGCTCCCAGGAGGCTAA
- the rplT gene encoding 50S ribosomal protein L20 yields MVRVKRGFVARRRRKKVFARAKGFRQTVRTQFRRAKTAVFKAMTHATRGRRQKKRDMRALWIGRINAAAVAAGLKYNTFIAGLKKAGVLLDRKMLADLAMNDPATFAQIVEVARKP; encoded by the coding sequence ATGGTTAGGGTTAAAAGAGGTTTTGTCGCTCGTCGCCGCAGAAAAAAGGTTTTCGCCAGGGCTAAAGGTTTCCGGCAAACAGTCCGGACCCAGTTCAGGCGGGCCAAGACCGCCGTTTTCAAGGCTATGACCCATGCGACCCGCGGTCGTCGCCAAAAAAAGCGGGACATGAGGGCCCTCTGGATCGGACGAATCAACGCCGCAGCGGTTGCCGCCGGTCTTAAATACAACACCTTTATTGCCGGCCTTAAAAAAGCCGGGGTCCTGCTCGACCGTAAAATGCTGGCCGATCTGGCCATGAACGATCCGGCTACATTTGCCCAGATCGTTGAAGTCGCCCGCAAGCCATGA